TCTTCTTCAAATATTAGAGAACGATGACCAGAACTTAGCCATCCAGCAGGGGGAACCCTCCACAAAGCACTGTGGTCCTGTGGCAATGTCTTACTTAAACACAGCTCAGCCAGCTCAGAAGATGGAGCGTCAGAGAACTATACGTAGATTCCAAAGAGGTGCTTATACCTACCTGCCTGCCTACCTGCCTATCTACCCATCTCCTTACCTGCATTACTACCTACATACCTACCCTCCCACATACCAGTACCTAACTACCACCTGCCTGTTTACCTACCTACTCCCTTGCATACCTGCCTacctccctacctacctacttaccaacctgcctgcctgtctacctacctacctaactACCTACCTACTGGCCTACCTATTTACTTATCAACCAACctacctacttacctacctaccCTCCTACATACCTACAtacttacctacctacctacttacctacctaccCTCCTACATACCTACCTACCTTCCTGtgtacctacctacctacctacctaccctCCTACATACCTACCTCATTATCTACCTACCTGCCTGGCTGTCTACCTACCCACCTACCTGCCTACTTATCTATTAAGTTACTCTGTTTTCTCTCGTCTCCCTAGAAATCTTTGACACATCAGGAAAACCACATTTCTCTCAACATTATTATGGTAATTGTAATATTTTTGCTTCATACTATAACATTTCAATGCTATCAGGAAtttcattaatttgttttattgcacaGTTAACCAAGATGAAATCAACAATCAACAAACCATGTCAGCTGCGTCAGCGAATCATGAGAGAGGTATTTGGACATTTGTGTCTCGTACCATCCAGcagaatgataaatgataatgtgtgttttcattctaTTTTACAACAGGTTTCAGGAAGAAGAAAGCCAAAGAAAGTGAGTGCTGTCTTCATATATTGACATGTTCCTGATTTAATTATTCTGTGCACTTAAAGTCTCTGCCACTTGTCCATTGTTTCCCCGCACAGATCAAGAATACACCAACCCGATATACAACAGAGGCACAGACCAGCTCAACCTGTAGAGAGTTCAACCAGCtgcaaagatgttttcagaatCAGCATTTCCTGTTACGATTACGGTCCCTGATTTCCTGTTTGCTTTTTCTCTTGTTAAGTTCTTCAAATAAAGATCTTCACACACCGACAAAAACTGTTCACATGCTGAATGAGACAAGCATGTGCACATTAGATTGCATTTACAATATTGAAggttatatgtatataaaagaATACATTCAGGCCTATACACAGGTTAAGCCAGTAtgctttaattcaattcaaacatTAAGACTTTGTTGATGCCACATCAGAGAAATTAACacgttacagcagcagagagttACAATGAAGTAGACAGGAGAATAAGGTaggcaataaataaaaatatcgaataaaaatacatagaaaatgTACATAACATATACACCTTTTGCTACAGATGGAAATATTGTAGTACTAAAAGGGGTATATGGTATTTAGTATaacaatgtaaaatgtataatataattGGTATACAGATGTGCATTGAGGACATTTTCAGTAAAAATACTGGTGGTAAGTTTAATATGGAAAAACAGTGCTGCCTGTGACTATAACATTTTCTGAAGGAACTTTACACAGTAAGAAATTGTTGAATCCCCGAACCATTGTTTTGAACGTGTGCCTTTTATTGTCTGTAATTCTATTTAGCCACAGATTCCTGTATGTTTATAAGTTCATGTTTTTAGTCAgtttgctgcattttttttgGCAATATCCGtttcaacaaaacacaaacattttgcagCTTACATCCTCCTGCAATACATCTTTcttcaaattatattttcacctgcattttaattgtatttcttATCTTGTATTTCATTGcctttttattctattttataccTTTACATGGTGTCTTATCATTATCTTatcctatcttatcttattaCACAATACGGATTACAGtgaaacttggaggaaggaaGTGGTATGGGTCACAGAAGAACCCATGAAATATTGTTGGGGATCCAGAACACGGTGCTGATCCCAGaattttttacagttttccaATTAAAAgtttgcaatgaaaaaaaaaactgatatctgtgagtgtgtgcaatttggtgcagcctgcTTGAATTTAAATGGCCGGTTGGCCTCGGTGGGGTCGTGCACTCTTCTGAGCGACATTACACtttgagctgctctcactctgGTGGGACTCGTGTCAATTACACCAGATGTGAACCACCTGCTCCGCCTGCCGAGTCTCAGCGAACAAAGATGGAGACTTGCACTTCAACTTCTGTCTGGGtgacatttatttctttacctcTGCTTCTTTTGAAATGCAACGCCCACGCTGCTTCAGAACAATCTCAAGCAACAGCCTATTACACCATGAGTAATAATAACACGCTGCTCTGCCTCGATGGGTTCATGTCTGTTTACATATCAAAGGGGCAATTCGCTGATCTTCCTCACGCCATTTACGTCAGAGGTAGGTCAGACTATAAAAATGTATCTTGCGTGTTAAGAGTATAGCTCTGAAGTGGTTGTGTTtactctgctgtttgtgttcaaaCCTGCACTCAGATGAACACAGTGGATATTACCAAGCCATCGCAATAACAAAACAGTGCCACTACTTCCTGGGTGAAAGTGACACCTTCATGATCTTTACAGTTGGTTCCCATGGCTGTTTTGTGAAAAGACAAGTAAGTGAGTAAAATAGacttctgtgtttattttaaatgctgatatgtgttcattttcaattttgtttATTAGAAATACATCACTAGTCTGACGGTTGTTATCATGGCACTTGAAGATAGAGGAAGATTTGGGATTGTTGAGTCAATACCTCTCAGGTGCGAATGGGGAATTAAAGGTAATTCCAACAGATCAATATTGTAACATTatgattgattatttttattggttgtgtttattttatctgtatGTTTTCTGCAGAGGCAAACAAAGAGCGTGATCCACCAGTGCAGGGACAGCTGTTCTGCAGCAAGGATGGGTTTAACTTCACCATCACCCAGAATGCCACAGTCCCGCCTGTGAACCTAAATGCACTCTGGATCCCCTCCGGTCAAAGCCACATCTGTGAACCCAGAAAAAGATCCAGAGATGCTGTGACTTTCCACTTTCCATTCACTGATTGCGGCGCTCAGTCCACGGTAAATGTAAATTGGTTTCATCCTTTCCCCTGTCTCTGACCGGCTGGATGGCTCTTTTTTTGACTGGGGACtaaggaggtagagcgggtggTCCACTGACCAGATAGTTGGTGGTTTATGCAGGAGTtcccttgggcaagatactgaaccccacaGTGCCGACGGTGTgcgagtgatgtgtgatagagaaagtgctgcagagATGCACTGAATTtctgtgtgaatggcaaaaagaGTGTAATCAAGACTAGAGAAGtgccatataaatacagaacattcATCAATTACTAAATAGAAcaggtttgttttgtgtctcgcAGGTGGAAGAAGGAGTTATAACTTACTGGGTCAACATGGAGGCGAAACAGCGTCCACAGAGAGGCCCTATATTTCGTGACACTCCTTTCAAGTAAGAATACCATCATACATACACATTGCAGATCGAGAGCTTTTGAATATTGTTGGTGCTTTTAATTTAACCAGGACTCTCACATAACCTATCCGCAACAAGGGCCACACCCTTAATATCGTGCTCTCATATAGGATTTCACTTGACAATATCTGTTGCAAGGATGTTTATGTCTCTGACCACAAATGCATGATGTTCACATCTGTGGTAAAACACAATTCGAAGTCAAATTCTTCCTCTGCATCTTGAACCAAATCAAGCCTTAAAGATGTAGAATCTGACTGTGCACCTTAAGAAGAATTTTAATAGAGGAGTTAAAGAAGCAAGAGCAGAACATTTTTCAGATCTCATTGATAAGAAAAGGCACAACTCAGGACTTTACTTAATTTCATTATCTCTGCTACAGAGGCTCCAGCAAACTCCTCTCAGAAATGTGAAGAATTTAGAATCTTCTTCATAGAATTTtaactgtttcctgttgtttccatTTTTAACTTGTAGAGCACCTTGttagtgtgtttttaaagatgctatatgaataaagttgattaattcctctgtctttttaaagcacacacactccgACGtagatttcttgttttgttttttttcagtctcaCTGTGAGTTGTAGCTTTGCGCTGGTCAAAATGACACAAGCAAGGATCAAAGTTCAAGGAGTACAATCTGAGTACTCATCAACTTTGAGAAACACAGGGATACTCAGGACTGAAATGAGATTTGCCAAAGGTCaggttttcttttactttccaTCATTTGTACTTATTATTTCATTGTCCAGAAAGTGCATTCTTTCATAATTCAATGTATTTCTAGATCCTTCTTACAGCTCTTTCTACTCCCCTCGAGACCCTCCGGCAGTGATTGAGCTCGGCCGGCCTGTGTACGTGGAGGTTTCTCTTCTGAAACATGAGGACAAGGacctggtgctgctgctggacgaCTGCTGGGCCACACCAACGGAAAACCTGCATGACCCGCAACGCTGGAACCTGCTTGTCAACGGGTTAACAGGCGTACAAACTATTTGGCAAATGTGACCTTTTTGGAAATGATCAAAAAATGTAGAAATGGTCTGTACTTAAAAAGGAGAGTATACTGTGTTTGCATCTGGCCCAGGTGTCCTTTCAATGGTGACAGTCACAGAACCGTTGTGTTGCCAGTCGTCCCCAGTAAGGAACTGACGTATCCCTCACTTCACAAATGGTTTGTGGTCAGAATGTTCTCATTTGTGAAGCCCCCAACATCTGAAAACCAGGTATGTATGGTGCTGCCTTTGGTCTTTTTAAGTCttgatgcttttcatttattGTGCAGCTTTTCTCTTTCAGGTATATTTCCACTGCTATATAGAGATCTGTAAAAGACCAGGCTACTTACAGTCCTGCAGCAATGGTAAGTCAAGACGTCACATTTGCTCAATGACTCTGGTTTATTTACACACTTACTTGCGTGAGTAAtactttttctatttcttcagAAACGCGTAAACTAAGAAGAATCACACCAGAGCGAGGACAGAGGATTCTTCACAGTCTGGTCTCCGGTGGACCTCTTCTTTATTGACTTTAAATatccagaagaaaaaaatctgaagtcATATTTGGAGGCCCCAAGATGTAAAACAGACATGTCCTTgatttgtaataaaaataaatcaatacttTACTATATTGGTCGTTGATAGGGTCCCTTTGTGTAACTTTTTCTTTATCAACTCAACTCATCTGTTGATTGTCAGAAGGTCTTGTCCCAAAACCCTGACTGGCTGAGCAGTTTTACTACTTGAGCTCCGATTGATCAGAGGAAGCTGTAGTCAAGGCTGTCCCCTGTTTTTACAGGAATGGCACCAAATATTTGAGTCCTTACACAAGGTCTTATTTCTTTTAGTGCCGAACATTCGGTTTTCACAGTGTGAAGCCTTTCAAATTTTAGTACAGTTCACTAAAGTTTGGACATAGAGGATCGCAATGAAACAGATACATTTTCAAGTAGGTGCTTGAACGTTTGCATAAGTTTGGGACTATTGTTTGTGAGCTTATAGTCTGAAATGAACAAACTCTTGCATGAAAGATATTCTCTTCTACACTGAGTCATACTCTTGCATATGCACATGCatggtgtgtatgtgcacactgTATTGGCATGAGACCATGAGTTTTTACCGaaaactgtacataaagatggatgacgcatccccacctcctcccaccatccaAAAATGATCTTTATATTTAGTCTCTATGGTTTtaacatgtgtatgtgttttattcatttttcatttacaaacaaaaGCCCTGCTTCAAGCCAATTGACTCCTGACAATCaagtcaataataataaagataaaaagaatCTTATTTAATTTGCATTAACGAATTGATTAATAACTATTCATGCTCAATTCGTATGATTTGTTTTAACTTGTTTACTTCATTTAAAATTGGTCAGACATTTATTTTGGTAGAGGTGTTTGGGTCATGTGCTCATTTCTAGACCAATAGAAACGCAGAACGGGTTAGTTTGCGGAAGTAGCTGAACTAGTGCCTGAAATCACAGATGAGAAAGAAAACGGTGTTGTGTTTAGTGTAACAGCGTCTGTGGGGCTCTCTGTTTATCTCCTCACACGGTAAAAGCTTTCAGGTATGTCCACATCGACGAGACGGGACCGGAAAGACACCGAGTCAACAAACCTGCCGATCCATCGACACAAAACCGAACTGATCGAGGCTGTTAAAACCAGCTCTTTTCTGGTTGTAACCGGGGAGACCGGCAGCGGGAAAACCACACAGCTTCCACAGTTCCTGCATCAAGCTGGTGAGATGTCATTTATGGTCAGTCCGTGTCAACATCGTCACACATCTGAACTTCATGTGGATTTGGTCTCATGACAAACACGTGGAACCAGGTATGATGTGTGTTGGATCACAGTGAAGGAGACTTAGGCCATTGACGTCTTGCTGACTTCTGGGACGTCCTGGTGGTGCATCACAAGTGTATCTGGGATACTGTACATTGGAGGTGGTccatgaggattatttttgtaaattgaGATTACATGCTGTTCAGATCAACATGGAGCTGGAAAAGGGCTTTGAAACGACATGAGAATCATTTCTCTGTGACCTGTATCAAAGGACATATGACCAGTCAAAATCAGAGTCCTCCCAAGAAGTTTTAACTTCATGAGCCCATGTGTCCCTTAATTTGGATCAGAGACAGGTAACTTCCATAggtttgtccatccatccattatctatgccACTTCCTTTGGGGGTCCCGGGGGGAGCTGGAGGGGTACACCCTGTACAGGTTACCACTGTATCCCAGGACCGACAAAGAGGGGAAGCCAGAGTACCTCCGTAGGTTTGGATCAAATCAGAACGCCCAGTTTCATTAAACCCAGTTCTGTGGCCCCATCCATAGTATTAGTTTTTACGTTAAAAGACAACATCCAAACACAATATGACCTATAAAGGAATCAACCATTTCatgttctctcttctcttccgtATAGGTTTTTGTAAGGATGGCAAAATCGGCATCACCCAGCCCCGCCGGGTGGCTGCCATCACAGTGGCCCAGAGGGTAGCCCATGAGATGCAATGCACCCTGGGAAGAGAAGTCGGCTACCAAGTGCGCTTTGATGATTGCACATCACAGGTGAGAGGCCAAGATTGGACGACCCTGCAGAAAAACCAGCATCTTTATCGTGAATGTGTGATAACTTGGAGGTGGGTCTGTGTTTGAGCCAGGACACAGTGGTGAAGTACATGACGGACGGATGTTTGCTCAGAGAGATTCTTGCAGACCCTGGGCTGTCTCAGTACAGTGTTGTGATCTTGGATGAGGTCCATGAACGCAGCCTCAACACGGTGagtcaacattttcactgaatgTACATCAACACATGTGATTCATGCACTgatcatgtgtttgtatttgtttgtatttgctgCAGGATATCCTCCTGGGCTTATTGAAGAAAGTCTTCTCCGACCCTGTTGAAGCCACAAAGGGTCGATCTTTTCCGCTGAAGGTGGTGGTGATGTCCGCTACATTGGAAACGGACAAGCTTTCAGCATTTCTCGGCGATTGTCCCGTCTTTGCTATTCCAGGGAGGACGTTCCCTGTGGTCTGCACATTCGGTTCTGCCGTGGGACCAAAAGACATAGAAAGCACTGGTTACGTAAAAGAGGTACTGCGTTTATGTTTGAGTAGTGATGAAATAGTGTGAACATTATTGTGACCACAATTATCACGATTATCAGTATAATTGTGGTGATTATAAAATGTCCTAAAGAAGTACTCGCTTGCTGCTTGTCTTGAAGACTTGCTAACTTTGGCTGATGCTGGACAGCAGCAACCTAATCCCCACAATAAACACGATAATTGAAGATTGAAGCAGTGCAACTAAATGTTGTGGATTTTACCATGGTATACCATGACACCGGTGATGTTTCATCCCtagttttaagttttttttattttaagattcTTACAGGGAAAGGCTATTAATTTAACTTTCACATTGATTGTTGAATGTTGATTCATTTGCCTGCCTTTTGCTCCCCAGGTGGTGAAAGTGGCTCTGGACGTGCACACCAGTGAAATGTGTGGGGACATTCTTGTCTTCTTAACAGGTGAGTTCCCATTATCAGGCCCTGAGATCACATTAACCCTTAAAGGTTTTTGCAAACTGAGTCTGTATTTTTCCATACagtcatcaaataaaaaatcattacGCACAGAAACTTTGCACACAGATCATTTTTTACCTCTAGAAAAAGCAAACATTGGATCCATCCAAACCTTAGAAGCCGCAAGGAACAAAGAGAATTTCGTCCTCTGATCGAGGAGCTGTGAAACTATTCTGGACACGTATGGTAGCTCTGAGTGCTCAGACTACTCTCTGAAACGcctgtgacagatgcaaaaaaacacagcaaatcgAAACATGATCCGAAAATTGAATGGCAGTTGaaagtttgtttgtaaacaCGATTGACACAACGTGaggtcatgtttatttttgattaacACGGACTGAACCCTTAATGCTGACAAAGTCAGCCACATGATTTCGCTTTGTGTTTGACAGGTCAGTCAGAGATTGAACGCGCCTGTGACCTGCTATTTGAAAAAGCAGAGTCTATAGACTATCGCTATGATGTTCAGGACCAGACGGTGGAGGGTCTTCTCATTTTGCCGCTTTATGGATCCATGCCAACTGGTAAACACACAACAGCTACACTTGTTACACCTTATTCTGAGAATGATTTTACAAATTGAAGTCAGTGTCTgcatttttgtttctgtgttcttGTCATAGATCAACAGAGGCAGATCTTTCAGCCTCCGCCTCCGGGAATAAGAAAGTGTGTAGTGGCCACTAACATTGCAGCAACATCTCTCACTATCAATGGTATAAAGTGAGTGAGTCCTGTGGTCAATGCTTTATTATATGTAACCATCAAATTGTGACATTAAATCAGCGTTACTGAAATGTTTCCGTTGAGCCACTGTAAAAGCCACAGTCACTTTCTTCTATAGGTACATCATAGACAGCGGGTTCGTGAAGCAACTCAACCACAACTCACGGGTGGGCATGGATATCTTGGAGGTGGTGCCTATTTCAAAGTGAGTGCTGCCatatgtaaaatattatttcagaCCTGCAAAGGAGAcacattctgctcatattcgggttcatatttttaatttgggttattgCTTAAAAGGtttaaatcactttcctcatactgtccattgctgcagctcctcttttcagcctctgtctgaaacacctGGTTTCAGCTCTGTCAAAGGGGTTTCAGTagcttcatgttttctgtggtgAAGAGGAGCTCTCTTTCCTGcagactttgggctttttaactttgcacaTCTTTTACATGAACAAAACTCATATATAAAACACTAGAGggaagaaaagctgaaaaagcataatatgtctccttacAACATTTTCCTGCTAACAGTAATGGCATTAAGAAAACTTGCCAACTGAGATTTGGGCCGGATTTCGTCTGTGATTAGGAGCGAGGCTCAGCAGAGAGCAGGCCGAGCTGGAAGAACCTCAGCTGGGAAATGCTTCCGAATCTATTCCAAGGAATTTTGGGAAAAGATCATGCCTGAATATACGGTTCCAGAAATCCAGAGGACAAGTCTGACAGCAGTCGTACTCACACTCAAGTGCCTGGGTGTTCATGATGTCATTAGGTACACTGATCCCcattctgtgtctgtttgctttTCTAATTTCCTAATAATTTATTTCTAAACACGCTACAGTCTAAAATAATAAgtggatttttttgtttcaagGTTTCCTTATCTAGACTGTCCAGAAGAGAGGTTTATTCTAGAAGCACTAAAACAGCTCTATCAATTTGATGCTATTGACAGGTGAGTGGTTTTACCTGTGAACCAAGTATTTGTTTGAATAGTTCTTCTTGGTGAGATTTCCTGAGCTCTGTGTGTCTGATGCGTGGACTGCAGGAGGGGTAGAGTGACCCAGCTGGGGGAGCTGATGGTGGAGTTCCCGCTGCAACCAGGCCTCACCAGGGCCCTGCTCAAAGCTGCCTCGCTTGGCTGCCAGGATCTTCTACTCCCTGTGGCTGCCATGCTGTCTGTGGAGAACATCCTCATCAGGCCAGGTCAGCAGTGTAGATCTTGGGTTTATTAGGGAACTTGCTTCTAAGTAAAGACTACAAGGGCAAAAACACACTTGTCTTATCTATAATATAAATGTCTAATAGCAAAGGTACTGCAACTCGTCCATCAGTCCCTGTGACAGGAAATGATGTGTGGAGATGAAGCCCCTTATTAttatgttcttgttttttaCATATTGCGAGTGTGTCATAGCATTTTCTATTCATATCATGCAAGATGTAACACAGACATGACACCGAGAGCTTCTCGGTTTCCGGTGCGTGACGTTGAACATGACTCactgggaagaaaaaaacaaaaagggaaacTCCTTGTGATTTCCTCAGATATAAAACATGAGATGCAGAAACATAAACTTCTATTGAACTGGTTTTATTGCTGGAACCACCATGCTACATTACTACATGATCAATGTGGGGGTACGGCCTCCCCTGGCTCGGGTCATTCACACCCTGACCACAACTCTATCCAATGCCCACAATGCTAATAATGCTGGCCTTGGACACTCCTTTACAAGCTTTTGGAAAAGAgtaattttcctttttatgATGGCAAtagccagtggctggaggcatcATATTTTCAGGTTGTCCTTCTGTATGGCCATCCCAAAGGTGACCTTATATGTAtctggaaagaaaaatatgtagtCTGAAACAGCACTAGTTGGTGAGGGTACACAACCGCACTGCATTATTTCTAGTTTAGCGAGTTAacccatgtttaaaaaacagggTCTATCTGTATCTGGTCtctttggtgtaaaagaggtttAGCTTAGCTTTGACTGATCTCATGTTCTCTGCAGGACACCCTGAGAAGCAGAAAGAGGCAGATAAGAAGCACAAAGCGCTGGCTAACAAAAGCGGCAGCATGAACGACTTTGCCACACTTCTGAGTGTGTTTCAGTCATGCAAATCCAGGTACAGTACTGAATACATTACTGCTGCAAGATAAACCTGTATTATTTGTTCTTGCTCGTATCAAGAAATGATTGATTCATTATCACAGCTGTCATAAGTGCGGGCCTTTCTCTTGTATTCTGCAGTGACAGGCCATCTGCATGGTGTAAAGAGAACTGGATCCACTGGAGGGCGCTGAAGTCAGCCTTCAGTGTGGAGACTCAGCTGCGTGAGatcctcctccgcctccagaAGGTACAGCAGTGTGCCAGGTCGTTTTCACATCACTGACTGCAGCATGACGTGTATCCGCTCTCTGTTGATGTaaacattacagcagcaacGCACAGTTCGCGTTAAACCATCACAGCTGATAGATAGTTGCTCCACACATCACTTGCATACAACATCTGAGCAGATCTGTGTTGTTAGATGTTCAACTCAAATAAACTGTACTTTATTAATGTGGCATTTGTTTACCCACACACTGCAGAGCTATTtaatataattatcattattatttttattgtctccCAGAAGAGAGATTTTCCTGTAGAAACATTTGATGGCAACAGGAGTGAACTCTTCAGACGATGCCTGTGCACAGGATATTTCACCAACGTTGCCAGAAGGTATCACCAGGGCTCCTTTCATTGACCCATGTTCAACTCCTCTGGTGTTTTGGGATTCTTTTCTGGTTGAAAGTattgttcatttaatttttttctatcTTACTATAGGTCTGTGGGAAAGGTGTTTTGCACTATGGATGGACATGGATCCATGGTtcacattcatccatcatcatcggtaaatgtcatttaaataatgttattaatcAATCACAGTTTGAAGATACATCGTGTATGGAACCAAAACCTAAAAATCTTTGTCTCTGATTTCTCCTGCCCTCATGATTCCTCCCAGCTGTGTGACCAGGAGGCAGAGCTAACCTGGGTCATCTTCCACGAGATGCTGGTGACTTCACGGGTGTACATCAGGACAGTGTGTCCAGTTCGATACGAGTGGGTGAAGGACTTGTTACCTAAACTCCATGAGGTGGACGTCTATGAGCTGAGCAGTGTGGCAAGAGAAGAAGTGACTGACGAAGAGATGATAAAATGGGAGACCAGGGAAGCAGCCAAAAGACCACCAGGTTTTCTAAA
The Paralichthys olivaceus isolate ysfri-2021 chromosome 11, ASM2471397v2, whole genome shotgun sequence genome window above contains:
- the LOC109634474 gene encoding zona pellucida sperm-binding protein 4-like; amino-acid sequence: METCTSTSVWVTFISLPLLLLKCNAHAASEQSQATAYYTMSNNNTLLCLDGFMSVYISKGQFADLPHAIYVRDEHSGYYQAIAITKQCHYFLGESDTFMIFTVGSHGCFVKRQKYITSLTVVIMALEDRGRFGIVESIPLRCEWGIKEANKERDPPVQGQLFCSKDGFNFTITQNATVPPVNLNALWIPSGQSHICEPRKRSRDAVTFHFPFTDCGAQSTVEEGVITYWVNMEAKQRPQRGPIFRDTPFNLTVSCSFALVKMTQARIKVQGVQSEYSSTLRNTGILRTEMRFAKDPSYSSFYSPRDPPAVIELGRPVYVEVSLLKHEDKDLVLLLDDCWATPTENLHDPQRWNLLVNGCPFNGDSHRTVVLPVVPSKELTYPSLHKWFVVRMFSFVKPPTSENQVYFHCYIEICKRPGYLQSCSNETRKLRRITPERGQRILHSLVSGGPLLY
- the dhx40 gene encoding probable ATP-dependent RNA helicase DHX40 gives rise to the protein MSTSTRRDRKDTESTNLPIHRHKTELIEAVKTSSFLVVTGETGSGKTTQLPQFLHQAGFCKDGKIGITQPRRVAAITVAQRVAHEMQCTLGREVGYQVRFDDCTSQDTVVKYMTDGCLLREILADPGLSQYSVVILDEVHERSLNTDILLGLLKKVFSDPVEATKGRSFPLKVVVMSATLETDKLSAFLGDCPVFAIPGRTFPVVCTFGSAVGPKDIESTGYVKEVVKVALDVHTSEMCGDILVFLTGQSEIERACDLLFEKAESIDYRYDVQDQTVEGLLILPLYGSMPTDQQRQIFQPPPPGIRKCVVATNIAATSLTINGIKYIIDSGFVKQLNHNSRVGMDILEVVPISKSEAQQRAGRAGRTSAGKCFRIYSKEFWEKIMPEYTVPEIQRTSLTAVVLTLKCLGVHDVIRFPYLDCPEERFILEALKQLYQFDAIDRRGRVTQLGELMVEFPLQPGLTRALLKAASLGCQDLLLPVAAMLSVENILIRPGHPEKQKEADKKHKALANKSGSMNDFATLLSVFQSCKSSDRPSAWCKENWIHWRALKSAFSVETQLREILLRLQKKRDFPVETFDGNRSELFRRCLCTGYFTNVARRSVGKVFCTMDGHGSMVHIHPSSSLCDQEAELTWVIFHEMLVTSRVYIRTVCPVRYEWVKDLLPKLHEVDVYELSSVAREEVTDEEMIKWETREAAKRPPENSTEDATKKHEKRNNDASVSDARARYLQRKQQRQQNKTL